The following coding sequences lie in one Cotesia glomerata isolate CgM1 linkage group LG5, MPM_Cglom_v2.3, whole genome shotgun sequence genomic window:
- the LOC123266055 gene encoding uncharacterized protein LOC123266055 — translation MTNTTGPRTKKRRVLLEVVHSVLLYGAEIWAHILKQKTYRRKMAGGAAAGALRVACAYRTVSEAAILVIAGAAPIDLLAFKRVKPMTLKGRMGLQDTPMCKYCPDKIDDAEHTFFKCVRWKDYRSSTEEIIGTTLSPESSVTYMLKTEDNWSAVAAYAQRVLKRKPQKGICNQ, via the coding sequence ATGACGAACACTACgggaccaagaaccaaaaagagGAGAGTCCTGCTTGAGGTAGTCCACTCTGTACTGCTTTAcggagcggagatatgggctCACATCCTGAAGCAGAAGACATACCGGCGTAAAATGGCAGGCGGTGCAGCGGCGGGTGCTCTCAGAGTAGCCTGTGCCTACCGTacggtttccgaagcggctatATTGGTCATAGCGGGAGCCGCACCTATCGACTTACTTGCGTTCAAAAGGGTGAAACCCATGACGCTAAAAGGAAGGATGGGGCTACAGGACACGCCGatgtgcaaatactgcccggacAAAATCGACGACGCCGAACACACTTTCTTCAAGTGTGTACggtggaaggactacagaagCAGCACAGAAGAAATTATAGGCACCACGCTTTCTCCGGAAAGCTCAGTAACCTATATGCTTAAAACAGAAgataactggtcagctgtcgcagcctacGCGCAGCGCGTTCTAAAACGAAAACCACAGAAAGGGATCTGTAACCAGTAA
- the LOC123264932 gene encoding uncharacterized protein LOC123264932, whose translation MSSLTGVTLAIFSWLLTMLPDCKASKVDKKTSFLITLVKLKTGLSFTALAVIFNIHRTTAHRIFVKHIQQLNILLQNFIVWPSKSTIRASLPETFKRHYPDTRVIIDCTEVYTEVPPEVNQKVLMYSEYKHHHTVKFMVGCAPDGFITYVSKCYGGRAGDCFITNDCGLVDLIEPGDVVFADKGFPQIKTQIENKNAIFIMPPFGHKDQFTPEEVDETYNIASVRIHIERVNQRIKDFRILSKVPNSLFPHIDEIVFVICALVNVQKPLFKEKEVDK comes from the coding sequence ATGAGCAGTTTAACAGGTGTGACATTAGCAATTTTTTCATGGCTTTTAACAATGTTACCAGACTGTAAAGCCTCTAAAGTAGACAAAAAAACTAGTTTCCTGATAACATTAGTCAAATTAAAGACGGGTTTATCATTTACTGCATTGGCAGTCATTTTCAATATTCATAGAACAACTGCACATAGGATATTTGTGAAACACATACAGCAGTTAAATATTTTGCTACAGAATTTCATCGTTTGGCCATCGAAATCAACAATACGTGCATCTCTACCTGAAACATTTAAGCGGCATTACCCAGACACGCGTGTGATAATTGATTGCACTGAAGTTTACACTGAAGTACCACCAGAAGTTAATCAAAAAGTCTTAATGTATTCTGAATATAAACACCATCATACTGTCAAGTTTATGGTGGGTTGTGCACCAGATGGATTTATAACTTATGTTTCCAAATGTTATGGTGGCCGTGCTGGTGATTGCTTCATTACAAACGATTGTGGTTTGGTTGATTTAATTGAACCTGGTGACGTTGTTTTTGCTGACAAAGGATTTCCCCAAATAAAAACTCAAATCGAAAACAAAAATGCTATTTTTATCATGCCTCCTTTTGGCCACAAAGATCAATTCACCCCTGAAGAAGTTGACGAAACATACAACATTGCTTCTGTGAGGATTCATATAGAACGAGTAAATCAACGAATCAAGGATTTTAGAATTCTGTCAAAAGTACCTAATTCATTATTTCCTCATATTGatgaaattgtttttgttatttgtGCTTTGGTAAATGTACAGAAGCCATtgtttaaagaaaaagaagtTGACAAATAA
- the LOC123266056 gene encoding uncharacterized protein LOC123266056 — MSSLTGVTLAIFSWLLTMLPDCKASKVDKKTSFLITLVKLKTGLSFTALAVIFNIHRTTAHRIFVKHIQQLNILLQNFIVWPSKSTIRASLPETFKRHYPDTRVIIDCTEVYTEVPPEVNQKVLMYSEYKHHHTVKFMVGCAPDGFITYVSKCYGGRAGDCFITNDCGLVDLIEPGDVVFADKGFPQIKTQIENKNAIFIMPPFGHKDQFTPEEVDETYNIASVRIHIERVNQRIKDFRILSKVPNSLFPHIDD; from the coding sequence ATGAGCAGTTTAACAGGTGTGACATTAGCAATTTTTTCATGGCTTTTAACAATGTTACCAGACTGTAAAGCCTCTAAAGTAGACAAAAAAACTAGTTTCCTGATAACATTAGTCAAATTAAAGACGGGTTTATCATTTACTGCATTGGCAGTCATTTTCAATATTCATAGAACAACTGCACATAGGATATTTGTGAAACACATACAGCAGTTAAATATTTTGCTACAGAATTTCATCGTTTGGCCATCGAAATCAACAATACGTGCATCTCTACCTGAAACATTTAAGCGGCATTACCCAGACACGCGTGTGATAATTGATTGCACTGAAGTTTACACTGAAGTACCACCAGAAGTTAATCAAAAAGTCTTAATGTATTCTGAATATAAACACCATCATACTGTCAAGTTTATGGTGGGTTGTGCACCAGATGGATTTATAACTTATGTTTCCAAATGTTATGGTGGCCGTGCTGGTGATTGCTTCATTACAAACGATTGTGGTTTGGTTGATTTAATTGAACCTGGTGACGTTGTTTTTGCTGACAAAGGATTTCCCCAAATAAAAACTCAAATCGAAAACAAAAATGCTATTTTTATCATGCCTCCTTTTGGCCACAAAGATCAATTCACCCCTGAAGAAGTTGACGAAACATACAACATTGCTTCTGTGAGGATTCATATAGAACGAGTAAATCAACGAATCAAGGATTTTAGAATTCTGTCAAAAGTACCTAATTCATTATTTCCTCAtattgatgattaa
- the LOC123266054 gene encoding protein rtoA-like: protein MSNDIYNFNEEDLLMSTDEEDFLLGDTEQENGIYEESKIPGFTQNQQPRTNPATRQEIEEALNKHLQNQQNLKNLRISSVENINLRNHGNNFGDTSSSSNAQDIDSPVDLSKVNSSSNNSGEITEVHNTPEFGAQDTFHSFNISANPHGFGVPSNSHGFSGSSYSHGFGVPSNSHGFGVSSNPYGFGVSGDSYSFGVLPNPHGFGVPSNLYGFSVPGNPHSFSVPSNLYGFGPGHSPGFTAPTNNYDSVRGAVNSQSVVSGTDNPPSFTAPNNNYDSVNGAGSLQTIDGPGDSDSTPTLTNNSTNIRGAVNSQSIVSGPSNSPGVTAPSSNSGGINGAGSFPTVDGSGNSVSTPVSSNNSNSVRGAVSSQSYSGPEHPPGFTARGNKPVKRGKNSGRQKRFRNRIYQLYQNFDKTLKIYNRLSITTPVS, encoded by the exons atGTCAAacgatatttataattttaatgaggAAGATTTACTGATGTCAACGGATGAAGAGGATTTTTTGTTGGGCGATACGGAGCAAGAAAATG gCATCTACGAGGAAAGTAAAATTCCAGGCTTCACTCAGAACCAACAACCGCGAACCAATCCGGCTACCCGTCAAGAGATTGAAGAAGCTTTAAACAAACATTTGCAGAATCAGCAAAATTTGAAGAACCTGAGGATTTCATCCGTTGAAAACATCAATCTGCGCAATCATGGCAATAATTTTGGCGATACTAGTTCTTCAAGTAATGCTCAGGACATTGACAGTCCAGTGGACCTCAGTAAAGTCAATAGTTCAAGCAATAACTCTGGCGAAATAACTGAAGTTCATAATACACCTGAATTCGGCGCTCAAGACACCTTTCATAGTTTCAACATTTCAGCTAACCCTCACGGCTTCGGCGTTCCAAGCAACTCTCACGGCTTCAGCGGTTCAAGCTACTCTCACGGCTTCGGCGTTCCAAGCAACTCTCACGGTTTCGGCGTTTCAAGCAACCCTTACGGCTTCGGCGTTTCAGGGGACTCTTACAGTTTTGGCGTTCTACCTAACCCTCACGGTTTCGGCGTTCCAAGCAACCTTTATGGTTTCAGCGTTCCAGGCAACCCTCATAGTTTCAGCGTTCCAAGCAACCTTTATGGTTTCGGTCCAGGCCACTCACCTGGTTTCACTGCTCCAACCAATAATTATGACAGTGTAAGGGGCGCTGTAAACTCTCAAAGTGTTGTTAGCGGAACAGACAACCCACCTAGTTTCACTGCTCCAAACAATAATTATGACAGCGTAAATGGCGCTGGCAGTCTCCAAACTATTGACGGACCAGGAGATTCTGATAGTACCCCtactttaacaaataattctaCCAACATAAGGGGCGCAGTCAACTCACAGAGTATTGTTAGCGGACCAAGCAACTCACCCGGTGTCACTGCTCCAAGCAGTAACTCTGGCGGCATAAATGGCGCTGGGAGTTTCCCAACTGTTGACGGATCAGGAAATTCTGTCAGTACCCCTGTTTCCAGCAATAATTCTAACAGCGTAAGAGGCGCTGTAAGCTCGCAGAGTTATAGTGGACCTGAACACCCACCTGGTTTCACAGCTCGAG ggAACAAACCGGTAAAACGGGGAAAGAATTCCGGCCGACAAAAAAGGTTCCGGAATAGAATATACCaactttatcaaaattttgacaaaacactaaaaatttacaacCGACTGTCAATTACAACTCCGGTG TCGTGA